DNA from Daucus carota subsp. sativus chromosome 1, DH1 v3.0, whole genome shotgun sequence:
AACTTAAGATCGAGGATAATGACTGACTATAAGCTATATATGTAAAAACTTCAAACTAATTGATGGTTAATCATGATAGAATCTGAAGAGTAGAGTATACTTaagataattttaatatccggAACCTAATCTCTCACAGTAATGATAAGCATAAACTATCTTTTCCTGGTTGATAAACGATGATAGATGAACCTGATTAAGATAACAAAGATTAGCAAAACCAAAAGTGACAAAACATAGAAATGAAAGTAAAGTATCATCATATGATTCTCACTGTCACAGTGGAATCTAATACATCAAAAGATCTACTTTTATTCCTTCAGGATGAGAGTTACCACAAAAGAATCATACTAGAAGAGCTTAGGAATTGCCAACTAATTGCTCGTCTGTTAGATGTCAGCTAATGTCTCGTAGCCAAGCACGAGGGGCCAAGAAGATAAGACATGTCCATGCTGTAGAGGTATCATCTGCAATTCTTTCTAGGCCTTGCATTACTCCAAAGGTCATGTAACATATATCCTTTTCTGTATTAGGAAATCCACTAGTGATCACCATATCACACGTTCCATTACAATGATGCATCTTGATGCAAACTTCACTAATTTATTGTCTGCaagaaattcttttaaaaaaaatctagagCTGGTGTGTTTTCTTGGTCTTAAATATCTGAAGAGAATTTCAGATATTGCTGCAAAGTAGTTATAGAGTGTTAGTTTGGGTAAACATACACCTGCCAATGGCACATTTGCACATCGGATAGAATAGGAGATCTTATCTTTCATGAATAAATTGCATTAGTTCAAGTTTTAAGCACTAGCCTTATATCCTTATATGACTGTTACCAACATATTAAGGGTAtctgatttttaaatttgtgaaTTGGCTATGTTAAGTGTTGCGTTAACTGGCTACATTACCAAATTACCAATTCATACGACAGATTTTGTTACAACAGAATATTGTggctttcctttttcttttcatttcttaagaaaattttatttgcaCAGTGCATGAATTGATAGGTCCTTAGGGTATCTTCTACAGTTCTTCATGTAAGAATTTTAAGCAGACTTATCAAATATAGTTATCCTTGGTGTTCAGTCATCTTGATAAGCATCTCCTTGGTTCaatcttttccttttcttcccTTGCCGACGGCTTCCATTTGGCCTACTTGATCTGCACAGAGCAGGAATCTTGTTGAAAAGTAATCAACTTGATAAACACAATATCCTTCTCCATCTTCATGGATGCTTCGAAACTAATCAGGAATGCAGAGAAAGCATCTAACCACAATAACATATTAAATAAAAGGTCAGAGTATCTCTCAGAGAAATGTCTCCTTTTCACTCCAACACTAAAAACATTAACATCAAAAAGAGGCGTCACTCAAGCGTCTATATATAGTGCCTTGATCAAGTTCAAATAACAACAAGTCTTACCAACAATCAAGCTTATTACTAGAAACTACTCCAAATCTTCGGCTTTCAGTTAGAAATATCATTAACAATCAGCAATGGCATTGGTCACAAGATTAGGCTCTGAATATCCAGTTGTGATTTTCAGCAAAAGCTCTTGTTCCATGTCTCATTCGATCAAGTCACTTTTAAGCAGTTTTGGAGCAAACCTCAGAGTTTATGAGATTGATGAAGACTCAAATGGCCAGCAAATGGAAACGGAACTCAAGGCATTAGGACGCAAGCCAAGCGTTCCAGCTGTTTTCATAGGGCAGGAACTAATAGGCGGTTCGAATGAAATTTTTAGCCTCCACCTCAAGGGAAAGCTAGTTCCATTGCTCTTAAATGCTAATGCAATATGGCTGTAAAGAAGATACACACAGCTAATAATGCTCAGACCATGATTAGTGTATTTGGAGTCACTGGTATATTAAACAGCATGTTAAGCTGTTATGTACTGTAATAGAGTCTATAGAGAACCTAAATATGTTTTAACTCCTATGTAACTTCTCTTTTCCCTATATGTTTTGTTTAAAACATGAATAATAAACAGTTTTGTGAATTCAAATCTCGATATATATTCTCTCATAAACTAGACAAATCTCCAGTATCTGATGAAAAAAGTAGGCATAAACTCTTCACAGATATGAAAATGCCAACAGAAAATTATGGATAACACTCTAGTAAATTCAGTCAATTTTCTGCACTTATTTAGTGTGAAAAGTATTAGTACAAGTTTACAACATGATTTTCTACTATAAGTGCAGAAAGGTACTAGCTAGCCTCCTCTATGCATATAcaaattttagatatatttttatgCTTTTCGCTCATATTAAGCACGGAAATATTGGCCAGAACCATATATAATTAGCTGCAGACAAGACCCTTGATTAGATAAGCAGTGTTGTGCATTGTGCAAGACTCCACCATTGCTGATATAACTTAGAATCATCAAAATATCATTATTGATCACAAAACCGGGGTGAAGTCGACGGTGATCAGCACATGTCTCTGTCATATTAATGAACTGACATTACTCAATAAAGCATAGAGTGCCTCTTTCAAATTTCAGTTTGAAAAGAGGCGGGAAACCTTCTCTTGTCATGCAGTAATTGAAGGATTATCTTGTTAAAATTAAAGAATATGAATTATTacaacaattttaaatataacaaaGTTTGcggaatttttttagaaaattctcAGTGATGATTATGTGTTCACCTTGCTTGCCATTTTATAATGCATGATTAAATTGCTTAAAAACCCTATGTCCGTGTAAAATGTGTTGTTCAATCTCTGAGAATCTAACATAACAGACAGCTACCGAAATAAAGTTCGACTGATAGGATAACAAAGGAATTTGTCTCAACGAAGATAACTGGCCTTTTGCTCTACCTACAGCCAGTTATGCTTAATTGAATCCACTAGTACACTCCAGATAGAACATCTACCTAGGTTACCTTTGTTTCATCTCACATGTGCTTTCCTTGAGTTGGTAAAACCAGGATTTTAAGAGAGtagcaattaaatataattttcaaaattccgAGTACCAAAATCTAATGATTTTAAATGTCAGAGTTCAAAGTATACTTTTGTACTTATTTATGATAGTCAGTAAGGTCTATGACATGTAGAACATAAGTCAGTTCCGACCTGATTCCGCCACCGCTTTGTAGCTGTATTTTATGTCCCTACAAGCGAAAAACATGCATGTCAGAGTTCATATACGTTTTCTACTTATTTATGATAGTCGGCAAGGTCTATGACATGCATAAAATGAGTCAGTTCCGACCTGATTCCGCCACTGCTCTGTATTGTATTATATGTCTCTACAACCGAGCATAATTAACTACTGTACTATTGTTTTCAGAGAATGTTGCAGGTACAAACATACGTGGCCAAATCCGATACCTGATATGTACCATATCGTACTTATATTATCATCAATAAAGGAAAGATTATGCCTTCGTACCGTTGAAACATACTAGTCATGAAATgtcaaaaagaaaacaaaaaagaggGATCGATAGCCCATACAATTGATTTGGAAATCTCAGAGATCATATATCAGACAAGTATTCTTCAACCTGTTGTGTCCAAGCAGGGGAATATATAGCGAAAAGGACGGTGCTCTAGGCCAATGTGGTACGTGTTTCGACAGCTTATTAGCCTTTCAGTTCTCAGAGTGATAATTGGAATCTTCATAAGTACTAGCAAGTAGCAGAAGTGTGTAGATTTCATGATACTGCAAGTTGGCGTTTATCTTCTGGAGAAATCACCtgattatataaaatcaagAATATTGAAGAAATCGCGAAGAACGTGTGTGCACCAAAGATATAAAGTCCTTGAAGAATATGCATTCTATCAACTTACAGTTTTTTTTGCGTGTCAATATTCCACTGGTTTGCaacttgctttattccttgtagaTTTTCATTATCAATCAATGATTTGGTTATCTCGGAATCCACTCATATCATTTCACAACTATTTTTTGTCAAGTCGGAACAGAGTTGCAAGCTGCACTATAAATAGAGTCCCCTCTGAGCCTTGAGACCTCAAGCTTCTTCACAACAGACTCTGAGCTCAAGTCTTGTAATAATCTCCAGAACCAACATAAGTATTTGATAATCTTGTATCTGAGAAATGGCTTTGGTGACAATGCTAGGGGCCGAATATCCAGTGGTGATATTCAGCAAAAGCTCATGTTGCATGTCACACAGCATCAAGACACTGATATCCAGCTTTGGTGCAAATCCAGTGGTTTACGAGCTCGATGAACAGGTGAATGGGCAACAGATGGAAAGAGAACTGAAGGCATTAGGGCGCAAGCCGGTCATACCAGCTGTTTTCATAGGGAAGGAGCTCATTGGCGGTCCTAATGAGGTCATGAGTCTCCATGTCAAGGGAAAGCTAGTGCCATTGCTCTTGCAGGCTAAAGCGATATGGCTGTAAAGGAACTAATTAATTTTAGTACCATGATTAATCTCTGGTTAATAGTGTCAGCTCACTGTTTATCAGGAGCTTCGGccttttttgtaaaattttacatGCACGTGTTTAACTGCGAGGACAATCAACCTATTATGTATGAGGTCTATCTATGTTAATGTAAAACCTTTATCTTATATATGAAAAGAGACTATGATTAATGGTTTTGTTGATAACTGGTcttagctctgataccatattgagaaccagtccatctaaaaccttaaggtgttaggagaaccttaaggtgttaggaggagggcttatcaggatcatattttattttaacagcTTGATCGATGAATCTTTCACCAAATTTGCAGGACATGCTGTTTAAGTAACCACTAAATGTCTCAAAATGTTTCCATATTGGGCATCTGACACAGTCTATAGTATACTGTCAGCATCTTTGTAGCTTTCGCCACGATAGAAAAAGTATGGAATATAAGCTCCAGCCAGTGGCCCAAAAGGCATGCAAATTGATTATGGATACAAAAGAAGTGTTTTCATTTAGTTATGCCTATTATGCTAGGACTCGACAGAGTACAGAGTTATATTGTGAGCCTGATATCTGTCAAGACAAGCACTAGTAGGCAGTTAAAGTATTTCTTACCTTTTAGCAATTTGTAGTCAGTTCTGATACTAGCTTGCTAGAAGAACCAGGGGGGAGCATTGTGGGCTGGAGCCTGGCCGACTTTGAAAAATAAAGCTTGTGAAAGTTTGTTAGCCTGGCTGTTAAGATCCTGGTTCCGCCATGCCTTGTTGTTAAGTGACCAGATCTCGTTGAACCCGAGTCTCCCACAAGCCTGAGCtatgatatcatgttaagtgatTAGTTCTCCCAAAACCTCAAGTGTTGGAAAGATGTCacatttttgcaaatttaatatattgagAATATGTGATATGccggaaaaaaaaaagtgaagaaaAAGCATGTAGCAAAAAATTACAAGTGCCTAATACAAGCCGGTAATATCAATGAAACCTTAGTTCTTGAGAACTATAAAAGAACCTATACTCTCGAACACAGCAAAACAGATCAAATATAAGAGCAGAAAACCTCACATCAATCCCATATTACAATGTAGTAGTAGAAATAACGCTGTACAGTACTTGGGCTTGTCTGTAAGATACAACAGGCTCATGAAATGGAGTGTCGCCTTCGCCTCTGGAATAAGAACCGAGCTTCTAAATTACCCTTGCTTCCGTTCAAAGCCTTGATATCTTTGATTTTGAACAGAGAATTGAGCTTGCACAGTTTCTTGGTAAATGACTTGAACAGCTTGTTAGCAGGATGTGTCTTCACCAGCTCTTGTTTTATAGAGACATGGTCTTTTTCCAAGTCAGTTAGCCTCATTCTCATTCTAGCAACTTCAAGTTTTAACTCTCTGTTTTCTCGTCTTACTGATGCATAGTTGTCTCTCGGTGAGATGCAGCCACTTCCTGCACCACTGCCTGAACGCTGAGGAAAATGTTGGCCTCCACTTATTGACCCGAAGAAGAATTGGTTATTGTGCCCTCCATTCATTGCATTTCGAAGCCTGATTTGCTCAAAGTAGAGTACTTGTACAGCCATTTGCACGGGTAATCTTTCATTTTGAGCTGCATGGCTGCAGGCTTCTTGAGATAGTTTTTGGCAGTCTATGGTTTTACACAGTCTATAGCGCTCTGAGTCCTTGAGATTTGGATGAACCTGTCCGGAAAAAACAAGTAATGATATCACTGATGAACAAACTGCGTTGCAAAAAATAACCTATTTGTCTTTGGAATTGCTTACCTTGAGGAATATGTCGACGGCTCTGTATAATCCATCATCCAGAATACGAGCATGGTCTGGGAGTAATTCAGCCAATGCTATAAACTTAGATGGACTCAAATTTGAATCTAGTGCAGCTTCTGTCAGATAATTGTCCAATAACTTTGAGACCTTGAGAATCGAGCTTTGTTTTGGAGAACCAGGGCTGTCAAAGCCGTAAACCATCTCACTTTCATCCCTCATATGGTTATCATCATCGTCATCCTCGTCCAAGTTCAAGAAAATGGAGAAGATCCTTAAGATTGAGTCTGCATCATAAATTGCACCCTGGTTGTTTCCTAGTGAATGAGCAGGGACAAGGATGTCTTCAAGAATTGCCTGTTCGAGTTGCAAGCCAATCCGTCTCTCCAGATCAGATCGACAAGAAGTACTTGCTGATGCAGCTATTGCAGATTTCAACAAACTTGAAAGAAAGGCCATTGGAACAGTGCTCTTCCTGGATTGACTAGGTAGCAAACTAACTATTGCTTCGACAATAACCCTTTGCTTCTTTTGAAGTTCTAAGCTGGGAACACTACCTTTTACTAACTGAGGATCCCTCGTGACAAGTCCTTGTAGAGAATTATGAGCATAATCTATCAAGATTCTGCTGATCATATCCTGTTTCAGACCCTTAGTTTTTACTGCAGAAACAACCCTTTGGAAGAAATCGAGACTAAGCATTTGTAAGGACTTTCCCCACCAGTCTGAGGGTATCTCTGTGTCCAATTTTGGCATGCACTTTGAAGAATAGTTGTGATCAAGCTTAGATAAGCCAGATGTGAGCTGCTCTTTACTAGCATTATTTGCTATTGAGCTAATAATTCTACTTATCAGGTTGATCTCTTCTGATATGGGCCGAAGTGTTTCACAATTGTGAAGAACAGCTATCGAGTTTGCTATACTTGGAAGTACCATATCCTTTAGATAGACATCAGTTCGGTGTGCCAGGTTCTTCTCCAAAAATTCTTCAGTCATTTCAAGAAAATGTGCTGCACAATGTAGCATGGCAACATTTGATAGTGAAATCTCAACGTTCACTCCATAACAGAACTTTGAAGCCAGCTCGAATGCCTCTGGTCCACCAGGAACGCCAGAGAGATTGAGTTGACAAATCTTTGTGTCCTTTGCTTCCAGTAATAGCTTTCGAATTCGTCCACTCCTCGACACCAGAGGGAACTGTAAACAAGTCATTGCCACATTAAAACACTCAATAGTATAAATCCTTCGTttcctaatattttttttcctgagAAATCTTTGTTCTATACTTCAAttctgcaattttttttttaattttctcacCAAGCAGTCTACGTTAAGCCACAGAAtctcatttataaaatattaaatgaagcACTGATCTTTTGCAAGTAATCTTTTGCAACAACTACATACCTTAATCTTAAGATAGTTTTAGAATTTAAGACATTAAGACTGAAAGGTTCACCAAAACCAGACGCTACAATCAAATTCTCTCAACAGCTGCTACACTTAAGTACATTCAACAAATCAATACGCGACTAAGACAAATCCGATAAAATAAGAAACAGATATTTCCTTACTTTGTGTAGCGCAAAACGCGTTGTTCCTACTTCAACCGTAAGATCACTGGCAACATCAGATATTGGCCTGCAAGGTGAAAGGAGCAATCAAATTGGTATCAATGTGACTATAATTGCACATCATAACGACACAATTACAAGACATACATATTTAATAATCCGAATACTTGACATATAATCCTCAAACACAATTGCTGTTCATAACTGAACGATCCAGGTCTACTGAGACTTTATTAACTGATTTATTATTAATGTGTGGGACTTCTCCCACAGAATTATTCACGATAAGGTTGCCGAGAAGACAGACATTTGATTTTGCTCAATTAAAATTTAGGTATGTTACATGATCAACAATTGATCGTACATCAACGTTACGTGGTTAAGATAAGGCCTCTGGTTAGTAAATTTGCAGAGAATTATTGATGATTCGACTAATCGCTAGCAGACAGTTCGCAGAGCTTGTGGCACCCTCAAAACAAGTACGCTCACTTGGCTTGCTCAACTTGTGTGAGTCTCCAGTAAGTTCATATGTCTGAACTGATATGTGACATATGTCTTATTCAGTTAGCCACTTTTCGAAATCCGTCTATTGTCAAAAATACTGACAAGATTTACTGACATATAGTTCAATTCCGCAAAACTTGTTAAGTGACCGATTCTAGTAAAACCTCGAGTAGAGGGCTTACGAGGATCATAACTCTGATATCATTTTAAGTGATTTACCAAGATCATATTATAATCTGACAAAAATACATTCTACTCTgataaagaattttaaaaataataaattccgcgaaaaaaattataattatttgtagAGGAGCGAGGGAGATACCATTCAGAAAGATGTCGGGTACTAGCATTTGGACGAAAAGGCCTCTTTCCTATGATACTCGACTTCAACTCTCCGACTGTAATAGCTCCCATTAGTCCTCAGCTCCTTCCTTGAAGTCTCAGAGTGATGTGTTTATATTGTGTATAGTTAGTTGTTAATTGTCTGAGAACCTACATTGAAGCTGGACTTAATGATGCGAAGTGAGTGTGATTAACAAGTCACATGAACCCATGCAAGATTAAACAAGGAAAGATTGTGATTAATCTACTTTAATTGAGTGCAgttaaatttagttaaaaacCTTAAAAAGTGATCGAGAATATTATGATGTTGGCCTGTCTTTGCTTTTCGGATAAAGATGGGCAGGGTGTGACATTCTTTTGCACTAGTTTTTTCTCCTTCTTTTGTCAATGCTTTTCTACTTGACACCACCTCATTATTCTCCGATTTCCAAACATCAAATTCTTCGCTTAaccaatttataaaattatgttattaaaatttacCCTTCAAATTCGAACCACAAAAAAATGTTTTCGGATGAATACCAACACGTacgatatatttttattcatatcaCTCGAACTATATCGCTCTTATAAAAAATCGAGGCTAAGATTATGCATCTTGTCACGATATCGTCTAAGTTAAGAAATTCATACAGTGATATACGGGCGTGGATATGGTAAGAGGTACCGGACATATATCttcattaaaaattttgacattttctcattatttttgaatttatataattataaaaatacctccacaaaatagaaaaatatatgatgCTCCCGAAAATTTGAATCCTGAATCCCGATGATATACATGGGATTAAGATTCTTGTGAAAAGTGAAATAAAAGGGAATGAGGTGTATTACATTATGCACAAGTTAGGAGTAGACAACACATGCAAGACTGTAGAGT
Protein-coding regions in this window:
- the LOC108227912 gene encoding BTB/POZ domain-containing protein At1g03010 — its product is MGAITVGELKSSIIGKRPFRPNASTRHLSEWPISDVASDLTVEVGTTRFALHKFPLVSRSGRIRKLLLEAKDTKICQLNLSGVPGGPEAFELASKFCYGVNVEISLSNVAMLHCAAHFLEMTEEFLEKNLAHRTDVYLKDMVLPSIANSIAVLHNCETLRPISEEINLISRIISSIANNASKEQLTSGLSKLDHNYSSKCMPKLDTEIPSDWWGKSLQMLSLDFFQRVVSAVKTKGLKQDMISRILIDYAHNSLQGLVTRDPQLVKGSVPSLELQKKQRVIVEAIVSLLPSQSRKSTVPMAFLSSLLKSAIAASASTSCRSDLERRIGLQLEQAILEDILVPAHSLGNNQGAIYDADSILRIFSIFLNLDEDDDDDNHMRDESEMVYGFDSPGSPKQSSILKVSKLLDNYLTEAALDSNLSPSKFIALAELLPDHARILDDGLYRAVDIFLKVHPNLKDSERYRLCKTIDCQKLSQEACSHAAQNERLPVQMAVQVLYFEQIRLRNAMNGGHNNQFFFGSISGGQHFPQRSGSGAGSGCISPRDNYASVRRENRELKLEVARMRMRLTDLEKDHVSIKQELVKTHPANKLFKSFTKKLCKLNSLFKIKDIKALNGSKGNLEARFLFQRRRRHSIS
- the LOC108198295 gene encoding monothiol glutaredoxin-S2 encodes the protein MALVTRLGSEYPVVIFSKSSCSMSHSIKSLLSSFGANLRVYEIDEDSNGQQMETELKALGRKPSVPAVFIGQELIGGSNEIFSLHLKGKLVPLLLNANAIWL
- the LOC108197669 gene encoding monothiol glutaredoxin-S2, whose protein sequence is MALVTMLGAEYPVVIFSKSSCCMSHSIKTLISSFGANPVVYELDEQVNGQQMERELKALGRKPVIPAVFIGKELIGGPNEVMSLHVKGKLVPLLLQAKAIWL